Below is a genomic region from Oryzias melastigma strain HK-1 linkage group LG7, ASM292280v2, whole genome shotgun sequence.
GTCTGGGAGTCTCCTCTCACCTTTTCTCCTGGACCTCTTGAATGTTTTCAATGCCGATGGCGCTGCTCCGCCTGGAGCTAAAAGGTCCAGACTTTTTCCTGGTCGGGCTTTTTCCGGGAATAATCAAAGACTGTTGAGGAGTCAACATatctttgagttaaaaaaaacgatcaatttaataaaaaaataaagtaaactgAATTGTAATAGTGATGCTGTTTTCTtccagtttaaagaaaaagcttcTGGATGAGATGCTGCTGATAGTTTTCCTGCCAGAGCAGGTGTGCTAAAGATGGACGGGAGATTTCACAGATTTATCGTGTGctatttttgaaattcttttttttaatctagcaTCCCTTTCAAAGTTGTCAAATTAACCTTTCAGTGCAGTGAAGCTTAAAGGAGgagaatgacaattttatttaaatacaattttgctTAAACTAGATTTgaccaaaataaagaaataacatttgaatTGCATAAAAGACAATAGGATGTACTTTAGAAAATAGCAGAGGAGGACTCACACTAACTTTAGTCTTTTCATGCAAATATTAActgtatttgtagtttttctctGAGTTGCATAACACACTCCACCCTTTCTGTAGCGCTACAAAAGACTGAAACCTCATTGCACAACTGCAGCCCAAAAAGCTAAACATGTGCAGAGAAACATGTTTGTCTATGATGCTGAAGAGCCAtgcagttacaaaaaaaaaaaaaaaaaacaacagagggGAAGGAAGAAGTTAGAGAGGAGTTAGAATTAGACATGAACCTCTTCTACTGTTCCTATTCCTATGGCACTGCCTCGGCGTCCATATTTACTGGGACTTTTGCCTGGGACAAGCAATGACTGAGTGAAGCAGGAAGAGGAGACACAAAAAGAGACAAAGAGAgaggaaaaacagacagaatgaGAGACATGGAGGGTGGTGATGACGGGTGACAAAAGAGAGAGAAGAGAAAACATGAGATTTATACAGGTATATATGAGATTTCATGCAGTCAGTCATGTTAGGTCAAACAAAATGCAAAGCACATGTAAAGTATAGATGGAGGAAGTTTAGTTTCAAATTCAGCTGAATGGGAGAGAAATGGTGAACCAGTTGTGTTTGGTTATAAGCCTGTAAAGAGGAGGgttaaaaaacagcagaaaagttAATAAACACCTTAATATCTCAAAAATGCACACAGAAGTTtcaatatttctgcttttatctaCTTTTTTGTTCAGATGAGTCAGAAAAGGCAAGCCATGGATGTGGGAAAGGCTCAACTTTTCTCcataaatctaattttattcatgccttattttaaacatttgtcaaTAGAAGTTCTTTATCTAACACACAAATACCCACAAATACAACCCAAGCGGCACTTCAACTGAGCACCAATGCAGATGCACAAAGTTGGAAGGAGCCTCCGATCCCTTTTCTGAGATTCTCCGTCTTGTAGAGAACTTGTAAAGGCTTTAAGAGACCGAAGCTTATCATAATTGCACTCCTTGGCTGAGTGTGTGGCAAATCTTTGTGAGAAGTTAGTGCAGCAGACAAGCGATGAGGAAGACGGGGTATTAATGCGTCAGAACTGCATCGGACTGTACTTACTGTCCCCATGAATCTGGGGTTCTCAGGTGAGTTGAGGTTAAAGGGGCCACTCGGGCTAGAGGAGAGTGTGTACGGCTTCTTGAAACCTAGACCCACGGTGTCCATAGAGTGGCTCCTACTGCGGATCACCCGCTATAGAAAGAGACGAGGAGGGGGAAACACATTCAGACGGTGTGGCCTCGTGTGACCCTAGTATCGCTGTTACAGGCCGAGAAGAGCCTCGGGGCTGTCCCCGATCACTGACCGCTACAGGCAGAATGCGCTGGTATGATGCTAATCCTGACAGAAAAGGAAGCGGCAGAGAAGGCTGCTAAGCTTTAGTACCCAGAGGGTGCTTCGGATGAATCATTATGTTTAGGTTGGCAGACAGAGGAAGAGAAAAAGTAGAAAGGGCCAAGTGGAGCAGCCAGAAGAACCTTTTCGGATGCAGCAAAGTGACAGAAATCCACCATTTTCCCTTTGACAAGCTGAGGGTCGGAAGCATATCAGTGTGTCAAGCGGCTCATCAAAGTGAGACcaactgaagaagaaaagccgTGAAGAAAAGAGCAGAGGAGAGCTTCTCTTCATTCGGATTTAAAACAAGTGCAGAGGTGCTGATGAAACTGTTGAAGCCCAGCTCACATGTCAAAAGAAAGCCcggagaaaaagagagaaatcgGACTACATACAtcgaaaaaagaaaagctttacaCCCTCATAGTAACATTTTTACTGAGCCCTTTTGTAAAGGCAGAACATCTCAAAGGGTAAAAATGACTGCTTCTCCAGCGAGTAAATCACATCCCTCGCAGGGAGATCCATCTATTCCAGCCAGAAGGTCACCCCTCATGGTTTTCCAATCATTAAACTGAACCTCAATCAGATTTATGTCCCCAATCTCAAAACCTTATTTTTCAGTTACCTTAAAGGACTCAAAGAAGCCCCCCCCTCCTGCGCTTCCATTCTCAAGTTTGTCATCCTCCCCCCCGACTCCCATTATAGCCTGGCTGTTCACGTGGAGCTCTTCGTAAAGGGTCTCCAGCAGGGCCGATCTCGTTCGTTCCTTCCACACAGAAAGACAGCAACAAAAAGAAATTAGCCAGACTTGTAGAatgacagaaatgtttaaaaaaataaaagctcaccTCCAATTTGGCAAATTTCTCAGCTTTGTAGCAGGCATACTCTGCATTAATTAACTTTGTAAAAAGGAATTCTTGGAATTCAGGGCCCtaagacaacaacaacaacaacaaaagaaagctTAAAGATGAAAGTGATCAGACGTGTTTTAGAATGTTGTGGCTGCTtatcttacttttttaaagatggcagGGTTGGGAAGGGCTGGCCCAAAAAAAGGAACATCATCCCTCGCTGTCACTGACACCTACAAAtatgtgtttagttttttaagaaactaaaacttttcATAGGAACCAGGAGGAAGGAGAAGCAGGTTACCTTATAGAGAACATCGTCAGAGCAGGGGTTGACCACCTGCACCACAATATAGGCATGGAGGAAGTTTGACGCGATCATATCTGGGACAAagggagtgttttcttcttggAACACGATGGCAACGATGTCATTTCCTATGTGTCTCTTCCTCTGCAGCTGCAACACAACAGTGTGGTTACAGCTTTGGCTGAAATCAATCCCAACATTTTGTCACAAGATTAAACACAGAGTGAAATGTGTGtctgtttacagtttttatgtgGTGGTttctattgatttaaaatgtcaaagtttatgATTAAATTAAGTATCACGCCCTGTGGTTGTGGTTTCCATGGATTTATAagtgacagatttttaaaagaaagataaatgaTGTGAAATATTAAAGTCCTCAATAAATACGACAGTCTCAGCTGGGAATCTTCTCACTGCAGCCGCACAGAAATCTGCAAAAGGTCACAAGGTGGTGCTGTTTTTCTTCTATGGCAtcaataaagcagatttttgtgTAGATATACattttcaagattcaagatttaacatatttttactgttaaatgtGCAATGTATGTTACAACACAGCACATATTAAATTACTGTctaaacatgcagaaaaataaagacacaagcataaaaaaatactatacaCACACCAGTGAGAACAATAATTACTGTGTATTAATGCACAAACTTGCAACTTGCAGGATTTGGCTGTTTGAGCTACACATAAGGGGTTTGTGGACTCTTGAGGCTTAAAGTCTTTATCCGTGGTGCTGTTTTCTACACAACAGGGGGGTAATTGCAGCATATGGTACAATGACACCTACAGGGAACTCTCAACTGATTTTTATGAATCATGAAGAGTGTGCTAGACTGCTGTTGTGTTGTATTACCTGCTGAGTGTCCCCCTCTGTGTAAGGCAGCTTTGTGGACACATGGAACATGACCTCTTTGTTGCGGTAGTTGCAGTAGATGGATTCTGTGCCAGTCTGTCCATGAGTCACATCCAGCCCTCCCCGGAAGCTGGGAGCACACAAAGTCATGCACAACTGTGATTTTCTACTAAACACTGCCAGCCTTTTGCTGCTTGAGAGTATGGCGTCTTACCCTTTAAAGTTGTGAAGCTCaattttttctcccaaaaattCCAGGAATTCTACAAAAGCTGGACTCTCTTTGCTGTTACCAAATAGCTCCTCTTCACAAGTCTGCAACCAGTAAAAGAGTCAGGAATGAAGACATTCTTACAGCCGCTAATTATAAATGTTAGCTCACCTTGAAAAAAAGTGAGCCGTGATATAAATGTGGCAGCAAAGATACAAATATTTTAGGAAATTGAAAAGGTTTGGAAATGAAAACATATGAACTGGCAgctcacattttcattttaaacctgGATGTTGCCTGCCAGCTCAGTCACTTCTAGATGTGACACTATTGTTAGTAAGTGGGAGGggaaatacattaatttattgGTTTAAGGTTCTTGGGCCTTCCTATTTACTAAAGAGATCGCTTGAACTCTAAGATCCCCTTCTGCTTACAGTTTCAAAACCCCAAATCCACTGTAAACACTGTAAAGCAAGGTACACAACGGACATTTGACACAGATTCaacccatggtgttcacactgcacaagcagggaggggcttattctttttttctttaccgtTTCaaacctacagttggaagaggcttggtgtgtgATGTCTTAAATTTGGGCACAAAACAGAAATTGTTTGGTTCATTGCTTGCGTCTGGGTTTATCACATAAACCGGCTACGCtctgagttttttcaaattttaattttccgATTTGACGGTTTGCACGTCTATAAATTAAAAGACACTTCATCCATACGTCAGTACTAAATCCAAATTGTTTGAACTGGTTAAGCTTCTAATTAGCATTCAATGACCACAAGTTTTGCCTGTAGACCCAGAAAACAGTCGTAAAACTTGGGTAATTTTGCGTGAATGTAAAAATTTTGAACATGGAAGACCGAAATGCGCATTTACGTAGAATTTTTATGgtaagtggccacttgaacgcGTGTTTCCAAGGGGCGGAATGAGAATAGCttaagattttgtttaaaaaggttCTATGAGTCAAGAATTACACTAAATGATGCTTCctacttaaacattttaaccttttattaAGGAAATGGGTAATAATATAGTATATTAATTCAGTTTCATATTCTTTCTTAAAAGTatgcatatttgcattttaattttattattttacttgtttattacaAGTTTGCTTTCAGTTTACAGTGTTTTCTATGTTCTTTCTTGTAGTGGTTTCTTTAAAGCCCTTtgattgatgtgtttttgtgcatatATAGCTTTcatattattgctttttttcgATGGGCTTCTTGTGAAACACTTGTGCTGCAGTGATCTGCATATCAAGTGCCACATAAATATTGTTTGATTTTGATGTAggaaacaaaagcacaaatacaAGGAAATAGCTGTCATTTCTCATTATTTATAATGTCTGTCTAATAAGCCTGCATGACAATCAttcctctctctttttttacacCTCTGCAGAATGCTAAATGAGCAAAAGGCATCCTACAATTTATCAGATATCTCCTCAGGCAAGTTTCCATGGATTTCACAAGGTGGTCAAGACTATTTCCTTTAAGAGATAAACTGCACACCGTTCTGAAggtctatatgtatatatacccCTGGAAGTACTGAACTGCTCATTTTACCCTCCTACCTCCCTTTAGGAGAGCACAAAAGAGCTGATTGCCTCAGATAATAAGAGGGTGAGCTGAAGTCAGCAGCAATGACTGAGCTTGAGTGAGAGCTGTAATTAAGACGAGGGACGGAGCACCCCCGGCTTTCTTGAGAAAATCAAAATGgcagaatcatttttttgttgtttttggagaGAGGACATGATGTTTTTCTGCTCACCTGTCCAAACTTTTGATAGATGACCCCAAACTTGAAATTGTTGCTTATCACATGTTCATCGAAGGTCACAATGAGCCGAGATGCCTGTGAACATgacacaatttagaaaaaagaacaacataTTGTGACATTTCCTATTCCTATATTCATATTCCCCCACATCCTCTAACATGATCAATAATCATCTATTAATAT
It encodes:
- the LOC112159226 gene encoding rap1 GTPase-activating protein 1 isoform X9; this encodes MIEKMQGNRMDEQRCSFPPPLKTEEDYIPYPSVHEVLGRKSPFPLILLPQFGGYWIEGTTHELSDSGEAEQLQPPSPNSRTKLECNTTATLFRKHFLGKEHFNYYSMDSTLGHLVFSVKYDVIGDQEHLRLMLRTKMKTYHDVIPISCLTEFPNVVQMAKLVCEEVNVDRFYPVLYPKASRLIVTFDEHVISNNFKFGVIYQKFGQTCEEELFGNSKESPAFVEFLEFLGEKIELHNFKGFRGGLDVTHGQTGTESIYCNYRNKEVMFHVSTKLPYTEGDTQQLQRKRHIGNDIVAIVFQEENTPFVPDMIASNFLHAYIVVQVVNPCSDDVLYKVSVTARDDVPFFGPALPNPAIFKKGPEFQEFLFTKLINAEYACYKAEKFAKLEERTRSALLETLYEELHVNSQAIMGVGGEDDKLENGSAGGGGFFESFKRVIRSRSHSMDTVGLGFKKPYTLSSSPSGPFNLNSPENPRFMGTSLLVPGKSPSKYGRRGSAIGIGTVEESLIIPGKSPTRKKSGPFSSRRSSAIGIENIQEVQEKSSRDPSPNTQKTPDSGHVSQDPKSDNSDQSSPEVLTTAKSSSYFCGRTPSIPEAHDLSRSSSNASSFASVVEENENEATDDYDTGMESLSSAGTPHKRDSFTYSTWLEDNISYSSSNSRGSSPGHGKPDRVKTADIRIKLERSHDHQSSNC
- the LOC112159226 gene encoding rap1 GTPase-activating protein 1 isoform X10, whose translation is MDEQRCSFPPPLKTEEDYIPYPSVHEVLGRKSPFPLILLPQFGGYWIEGTTHELSDSGEAEQLQPPSPNSRTKLECNTTATLFRKHFLGKEHFNYYSMDSTLGHLVFSVKYDVIGDQEHLRLMLRTKMKTYHDVIPISCLTEFPNVVQMAKLVCEEVNVDRFYPVLYPKASRLIVTFDEHVISNNFKFGVIYQKFGQTCEEELFGNSKESPAFVEFLEFLGEKIELHNFKGFRGGLDVTHGQTGTESIYCNYRNKEVMFHVSTKLPYTEGDTQQLQRKRHIGNDIVAIVFQEENTPFVPDMIASNFLHAYIVVQVVNPCSDDVLYKVSVTARDDVPFFGPALPNPAIFKKGPEFQEFLFTKLINAEYACYKAEKFAKLEERTRSALLETLYEELHVNSQAIMGVGGEDDKLENGSAGGGGFFESFKRVIRSRSHSMDTVGLGFKKPYTLSSSPSGPFNLNSPENPRFMGTSLLVPGKSPSKYGRRGSAIGIGTVEESLIIPGKSPTRKKSGPFSSRRSSAIGIENIQEVQEKSSRDPSPNTQKTPDSGHVSQDPKSDNSDQSSPEVLTTAKSSSYFCGRTPSIPEAHDLSRSSSNASSFASVVEENENEATDDYDTGMESLSSAGTPHKRDSFTYSTWLEDNISYSSSNSRGSSPGHGKPDRVKTADIRIKLERSHDHQSSNC